One genomic window of Alphaproteobacteria bacterium includes the following:
- a CDS encoding YihA family ribosome biogenesis GTP-binding protein, which produces MPTNPSKPFTAAEYKGGLTLFSAPCKFMRGVSKIEDLQQLRWPEIAFAGRSNVGKSSLLNALVRNKTMARVSNTPGRTQELNFFSLGDRLILVDMPGYGYAKVPVESRKHWDKFLPQYLIGRDQLRVVFVLVDARHGIKESDIQMMQLLDQTETPFQVIFTKGDQIKRDAIGDLMQSAADVADEFSTMQLPPMLVSSKTKTCIDDLQAHIYRMVKS; this is translated from the coding sequence ATGCCCACAAACCCGTCTAAACCATTCACGGCGGCGGAATATAAAGGCGGATTAACGCTTTTTTCCGCGCCGTGCAAATTTATGCGCGGTGTTTCTAAAATCGAGGATTTGCAACAATTGCGCTGGCCGGAAATCGCCTTTGCCGGACGCTCTAACGTTGGCAAATCGAGTTTATTGAATGCACTGGTGCGCAATAAAACCATGGCGCGGGTATCCAACACGCCAGGCCGCACGCAGGAATTGAATTTTTTCAGCCTTGGCGACCGCTTGATCTTGGTCGATATGCCTGGATATGGATATGCCAAGGTGCCGGTCGAATCGCGCAAACACTGGGATAAGTTCTTGCCGCAATACCTAATTGGCCGCGATCAATTGCGGGTGGTTTTTGTATTGGTCGATGCGCGCCATGGCATCAAAGAATCCGATATTCAGATGATGCAATTGCTGGATCAGACCGAAACGCCGTTTCAGGTGATTTTCACCAAAGGCGATCAAATCAAACGCGATGCCATCGGCGATTTGATGCAATCGGCGGCGGATGTGGCGGATGAATTTTCCACCATGCAATTGCCACCCATGCTGGTCAGCAGCAAAACCAAAACCTGTATCGACGATTTGCAGGCGCATATTTACCGGATGGTAAAGTCCTAA
- a CDS encoding pyrimidine 5'-nucleotidase, protein MPKNRPMQEIQNWIFDLDNTIYPVDANIQQQADQRMPRYIMDKFGVDYDAARKIQKDLYLKYGTTLSGLVEENKIDPYHYWNYVFDIDYTGLKHDLALAECLSRLPGKKYIYSNSPRFHADKVLGTMGIADYFDGVFDLAAADFISKPQADSYRKMISYFGLDPSQSLFMDDVARNLVPAAQLGITTVYLQHGAHHPDFAIPIPDDILPYIHYQTDDMLQFLQNALLTLDKK, encoded by the coding sequence ATGCCCAAAAACCGGCCGATGCAGGAGATTCAAAATTGGATTTTCGATCTCGATAATACCATCTATCCGGTCGACGCCAATATCCAGCAACAAGCCGACCAGCGCATGCCGCGCTATATCATGGATAAATTCGGCGTTGATTACGATGCGGCGCGAAAAATCCAGAAAGATTTGTATTTGAAATATGGAACGACCTTATCCGGTTTGGTCGAGGAAAATAAAATCGATCCATATCATTATTGGAATTATGTTTTCGATATCGATTATACCGGATTGAAACACGATCTGGCGCTGGCGGAATGCCTGTCCCGCCTGCCGGGCAAAAAATATATTTACAGCAATTCGCCGCGCTTTCACGCCGACAAAGTCTTGGGAACGATGGGAATAGCGGATTATTTTGACGGAGTTTTTGATTTGGCGGCGGCGGATTTCATTTCCAAGCCTCAGGCGGACAGTTATCGTAAAATGATTTCCTATTTCGGCCTTGACCCAAGCCAGTCTTTATTCATGGACGATGTGGCGCGCAATTTGGTTCCAGCGGCGCAATTGGGCATAACCACGGTTTATTTACAGCACGGAGCGCATCATCCGGATTTTGCAATTCCGATTCCGGACGATATTTTACCCTATATTCATTATCAAACCGATGATATGCTGCAATTTCTGCAAAACGCTCTTTTAACTTTGGATAAAAAATAA
- a CDS encoding succinyl-diaminopimelate desuccinylase encodes MTDPVLLTQKLVQQASITPSKNDGAQELKSRTDALNMCLDLLEEPLKKLGFECHRIVFDQPGFPSIPNLYAERAGNGKHLNFTGHVDVVPPGDVSAWKFNPFGGEIADGFLYGRGTSDMKGNIASFIAALEKFIPANQNSARISLIITGDEESYAVNGVPKIVPWLKQRGIAFDYCLVGEPSSPKTMGEEIKNGRRGTMNATCTVHGKQGHIAYPERFDNPVVRMGKFIAACSGTDLDKGNEYFAPSRLEVNIVDLPNRTTNVVPNKVTFGFNVRWNSEWTKETLSAHLRNLCDQHLGTGQYDLDMDFSGGVYLTPKGPFLSAITDAVCEVTGRTPECTTAGGTSDGRFVVDICPYVVECGVTSETIHQVDERVKVDDLNKLADIYERVLKRLFA; translated from the coding sequence ATGACCGATCCCGTTCTTCTCACTCAAAAACTGGTACAGCAAGCCAGCATCACCCCATCGAAAAATGACGGCGCGCAGGAATTGAAATCCCGCACCGATGCGTTGAATATGTGCTTGGATTTATTGGAAGAACCGTTGAAGAAATTGGGGTTTGAATGCCACCGGATTGTGTTCGATCAGCCTGGATTTCCCAGCATTCCGAATTTATATGCCGAACGCGCGGGTAACGGCAAGCATTTGAATTTTACCGGCCATGTCGATGTGGTTCCGCCCGGCGACGTATCGGCGTGGAAATTCAATCCGTTTGGCGGCGAAATTGCGGATGGTTTTTTATACGGCCGCGGCACATCGGATATGAAAGGCAACATCGCGTCCTTTATTGCGGCGCTGGAAAAATTTATTCCTGCCAATCAGAATTCGGCACGCATCAGTTTGATTATTACCGGCGACGAGGAATCCTATGCCGTCAATGGCGTGCCAAAAATAGTTCCGTGGTTGAAACAACGCGGCATCGCATTCGATTATTGCCTGGTCGGCGAGCCGAGCAGCCCAAAAACCATGGGCGAAGAAATTAAAAATGGCCGCCGCGGCACCATGAATGCAACTTGCACCGTGCACGGCAAACAAGGCCATATCGCCTATCCCGAACGGTTCGATAATCCGGTTGTGCGCATGGGTAAATTTATCGCCGCATGCAGCGGCACGGATTTGGATAAGGGCAATGAATATTTCGCCCCATCCAGGTTGGAAGTAAACATCGTCGATCTGCCCAATCGCACCACCAATGTGGTTCCCAACAAAGTCACGTTCGGTTTTAACGTGCGTTGGAATTCGGAATGGACCAAGGAAACTTTATCGGCGCATTTGCGAAATCTTTGCGATCAACATTTGGGAACAGGGCAATATGATCTTGATATGGATTTTTCGGGCGGCGTCTATTTAACGCCCAAAGGCCCGTTTTTATCCGCGATCACCGATGCGGTTTGCGAAGTCACCGGCCGCACGCCAGAATGCACCACCGCTGGCGGCACATCCGACGGGCGCTTTGTGGTCGATATTTGCCCCTATGTCGTCGAATGCGGTGTAACATCGGAAACCATTCATCAAGTCGATGAGCGGGTAAAAGTGGATGATTTGAATAAGTTAGCCGATATTTACGAACGCGTATTAAAACGCCTATTCGCCTAA
- the truA gene encoding tRNA pseudouridine(38-40) synthase TruA, with protein sequence MNRYKIIIEYDGTPFVGWQRQNNGTSVQGCLEEAIYKFCQERVTVTGAGRTDAGVHALSQVAHFDCARDLDSFKISEALNFHLHPHPIAILGAEKVDENFHARFSAKERSYIYRIVNRRAPLAVDRNRAWQIPLPLDAEAMQQAAQHLVGTHDFSTFRDSECQAKSPIKTLHEISVARDGENISVFVRAPSFLHHMVRNITGSLVQVGLGKWGVENFIRVRDAKDRKVGGPTAPPDGLYFLKVSY encoded by the coding sequence ATGAACCGCTATAAAATTATCATAGAATATGACGGCACGCCGTTCGTGGGATGGCAGCGGCAGAATAACGGCACATCGGTGCAAGGTTGTTTGGAAGAAGCGATTTATAAATTCTGCCAGGAACGCGTTACCGTAACCGGCGCGGGACGCACCGATGCCGGCGTGCATGCGTTGAGCCAGGTGGCGCATTTCGATTGCGCGCGCGATTTGGATTCTTTTAAAATATCCGAGGCGTTGAATTTTCATCTGCACCCCCACCCTATCGCCATTTTAGGGGCAGAAAAAGTGGATGAAAACTTTCATGCGCGATTTTCAGCCAAGGAACGTTCTTATATTTACCGCATCGTCAACCGCCGTGCGCCGTTGGCGGTCGATCGCAATCGCGCCTGGCAAATTCCGCTGCCGTTGGATGCCGAAGCGATGCAACAGGCCGCACAGCATTTGGTTGGCACCCATGATTTCAGCACTTTCCGCGATTCGGAATGCCAGGCGAAATCGCCCATCAAGACTTTGCATGAAATATCGGTTGCACGGGATGGCGAAAATATTTCCGTGTTTGTCCGCGCCCCTTCATTCCTGCATCATATGGTGCGCAATATCACGGGATCTTTGGTCCAAGTGGGATTGGGAAAATGGGGCGTGGAAAATTTTATCCGCGTTCGGGACGCGAAGGATCGAAAAGTTGGGGGCCCAACCGCGCCCCCGGACGGGTTGTATTTTTTAAAGGTTTCATACTAA
- a CDS encoding methionyl-tRNA formyltransferase, whose protein sequence is MNPIRYAFMGTPEFAQKSLAALCEADIRPVAVYTQPPRPSGRGQQLQKSPVQIYAESQGIPVLHPENLKSAETQAEFKNFNLDIAVVAAYGLLLPQAILDAPKMGCINIHGSLLPRWRGAAPIQRAIWAGDAETGIGLMQMEKGLDTGPVFIQKSIPIDSKMIFGELHERLTKLAAEMIVEYLPKIAAGQMKAQAQDESRANYAHKITKPETKIDWNKSAAEIERQIRALAPFPGAYFEYNGERIKIFSADIHHLRGDKPGTVISDDLNIATGEGILSPIILQRPGKQPMTKQEFLRGFKIPMHSVLL, encoded by the coding sequence ATGAACCCTATCCGTTACGCCTTCATGGGCACGCCGGAATTTGCCCAAAAATCCCTGGCCGCATTATGTGAAGCGGACATAAGGCCTGTGGCAGTGTATACCCAGCCGCCGCGCCCATCGGGCCGCGGTCAGCAATTGCAAAAATCGCCGGTGCAAATATATGCCGAATCGCAAGGTATTCCGGTATTGCATCCGGAAAATCTGAAATCTGCGGAAACTCAAGCTGAATTTAAAAATTTTAATTTGGATATTGCGGTGGTGGCGGCGTATGGATTGCTATTACCGCAAGCGATTCTGGATGCGCCGAAAATGGGATGCATCAATATTCATGGATCGTTATTGCCGCGCTGGCGCGGCGCGGCGCCGATTCAACGGGCGATTTGGGCCGGCGATGCCGAAACCGGCATTGGATTGATGCAGATGGAAAAAGGATTGGATACCGGTCCGGTCTTTATTCAGAAATCCATTCCCATCGACAGCAAAATGATTTTTGGCGAGCTGCACGAAAGACTGACCAAATTGGCTGCGGAAATGATTGTCGAATATTTGCCGAAAATCGCGGCCGGGCAAATGAAGGCGCAAGCGCAAGATGAATCGCGCGCTAATTACGCGCATAAAATCACCAAACCGGAAACCAAAATCGACTGGAATAAAAGCGCCGCCGAAATCGAACGGCAAATCCGCGCCTTGGCGCCATTTCCCGGCGCCTATTTCGAATATAATGGAGAGCGGATTAAAATCTTCAGCGCCGATATTCATCATTTGCGTGGCGACAAACCCGGCACAGTTATCAGCGATGATTTGAATATCGCAACCGGCGAAGGAATTTTATCGCCCATTATATTACAGCGTCCTGGGAAACAGCCCATGACCAAACAAGAATTCTTGCGTGGATTTAAGATTCCGATGCATTCCGTATTGCTTTAA
- a CDS encoding peptide deformylase, giving the protein MTLLPILIMPDPILRAVAKPVAKITKETERLLDNMLATMYDAPGIGLAAPQIGVGERLVTIDLGERGGAEDGKISDPMKMINPEIIWKSEDTRIYEEGCLSIPGIHAEIERPSRVKLRYMDVAGKNREIDADGLLATCIQHELDHLNGVLFVDYLSKLKRDMITRKMIKLKRELAESPPDPKHDL; this is encoded by the coding sequence ATGACTTTACTGCCAATCTTAATTATGCCGGATCCGATACTGCGCGCGGTTGCAAAGCCGGTTGCCAAAATAACCAAGGAAACCGAGCGGTTATTGGACAATATGCTGGCCACCATGTATGACGCGCCGGGCATTGGCCTGGCCGCGCCGCAAATTGGCGTCGGCGAGCGGTTGGTGACTATTGATCTCGGCGAGCGCGGTGGCGCGGAAGACGGCAAGATTTCCGATCCCATGAAAATGATCAATCCGGAAATTATCTGGAAATCCGAAGATACAAGAATTTACGAAGAAGGATGTTTATCCATCCCCGGCATTCACGCCGAAATCGAACGGCCTTCGCGCGTCAAATTACGCTATATGGATGTTGCCGGCAAAAACCGGGAAATCGATGCGGACGGATTGCTGGCGACTTGCATTCAACATGAATTGGATCATTTGAACGGGGTTTTGTTCGTCGATTATTTATCGAAGTTAAAACGCGATATGATTACGCGCAAAATGATCAAACTGAAACGCGAATTGGCGGAATCCCCGCCCGATCCAAAGCACGACTTATGA
- the rmuC gene encoding DNA recombination protein RmuC: MTINLMFLALLAAIAALAFAVLRGKKPDAEISGKISLLAEQQATLQRVLSEQLQGQERNISKGLEDRLTDLKTRMAVFDAAQEKISQLSAQVVSLQDVLAHNYTRGMFGEVQLQNLLESVLPSSAFAIQHMMPSGARVDFLLHMPYPPGPIGIDAKFPLDAYRSMKDAANDDELKIARKSFTQSIKRKIDDIAQKYIVTGHTADSALMFIPSESVFAELHSNFEDLLEYSYSQRVWIVSPTTMMATLNTLRAIMRDVKMREQANLIQAEVKLLFDDIARLQDRMGKLQNYFGQSEEALRQMGVSVDKISRRGHKIVDVETSLPENQESQPIAVLKVVE; the protein is encoded by the coding sequence ATGACGATCAATTTGATGTTTTTGGCTCTGTTGGCGGCAATTGCGGCCCTTGCGTTCGCAGTATTGCGCGGTAAAAAACCGGATGCCGAAATCTCCGGCAAAATCAGCCTTTTGGCCGAGCAGCAAGCCACATTACAGCGCGTTTTATCCGAACAATTGCAGGGCCAGGAACGCAATATCAGCAAGGGCCTTGAAGACCGTTTGACCGATTTGAAAACCCGCATGGCGGTATTCGATGCGGCGCAGGAAAAAATTTCGCAATTATCGGCGCAGGTTGTCAGCTTGCAAGATGTGCTGGCGCATAATTATACCCGCGGCATGTTCGGCGAAGTGCAGTTGCAAAATTTGCTGGAATCGGTGCTGCCTTCCTCCGCTTTTGCGATTCAGCATATGATGCCATCCGGCGCCCGCGTCGATTTTTTATTGCATATGCCGTACCCGCCGGGACCGATCGGCATTGATGCGAAATTTCCGCTCGATGCCTATCGCTCCATGAAAGATGCGGCGAATGACGACGAATTGAAAATCGCGCGTAAAAGTTTTACCCAAAGCATCAAGCGCAAGATCGACGATATCGCGCAAAAATATATTGTCACCGGCCACACCGCCGATTCCGCATTGATGTTTATTCCATCGGAATCGGTATTCGCCGAATTGCACAGCAATTTCGAAGATTTGCTGGAATATTCCTATTCGCAGCGCGTATGGATCGTATCGCCGACCACCATGATGGCGACATTGAATACGCTGCGTGCGATCATGCGCGATGTAAAAATGCGCGAACAAGCCAATTTGATTCAGGCGGAAGTAAAATTGCTGTTCGACGATATTGCGCGGCTGCAAGATAGAATGGGCAAGTTGCAAAATTATTTCGGGCAGAGCGAGGAAGCCTTGCGCCAAATGGGCGTCAGCGTGGATAAAATTTCCCGCCGCGGCCATAAAATTGTCGATGTTGAAACATCATTGCCCGAAAATCAGGAATCCCAGCCTATTGCGGTTTTAAAAGTGGTTGAGTAA